GATCCGATGACCGTCGCGTCCGGAATCTCCGCCGCCGGCGCCCTGGTCTCCACCTGGCAGCTACGCCGCCGGGCGCTGCGCGCGGAGGCGGAGATCGAGCTCCTGCAGGCCGAGTTGGCGGCCGAACGGCACGCCGCCAGCCACGACCCACTGACCGGGCTGCCCAACCGACGTGCCTTCCACCGGCTCGCCGCGACCCTGCTCACCGGCACCGCCGGCAACCCGCTGATCGCCGTGGTGCTCGACCTGGACGACTTCAAGCAGGTCAACGACCGGTACGGCCACGCCGCCGGCGACCAGGTGCTGATCTGCGTGGCCCAGCGGCTCGCCGCCTTCGCCGGGGACAACCTGGTCGCCCGGCTCGGTGGCGACGAGTTCGCCGGGCTGCTGACCGGCCCGACGGTGGACCGGCGGTGGATCGAGCACGCCACCCGGCGGCTCTGCGAGGCGCTTGCCGCGCCGATCCCGCTCGGCAGCCGCACCGTGCAGGTGACCGCGTCGGTCGGGCTCGCTCCGGTGCACGGGCCGACCCAGCTCGCCGAGGCGCTCTGCCGGGCGGACGCCGCGATGTACCAGGCGAAGAGCGTGGCCGCGGCCCGACCGGCCCCGCAACTGGTGGACAGCGCGCACCTCGCCGAACACTGACCGGCTGATCAGGTCCAGCGGCCCAGGTCGCGCAGCGCCTGGCGGGCCAGGCTGACCAGCCCCACCGGGGACAACAGCCCGTCCACGATCTTCAGCGCGCGGACCCGCTCGGCCTCCGGCCGGTCCGCGTCGGCCACATCCCGGGCCCAGCTCCAGATGTCGTCGAGGGCCCGCACGCCCAGGTGGTAGGCGAGCCGGACCGGGTCGAGGTCCACCGGGCCGTACCCGGCGAGGAAG
The window above is part of the Micromonospora inositola genome. Proteins encoded here:
- a CDS encoding GGDEF domain-containing protein, encoding MPDPMTVASGISAAGALVSTWQLRRRALRAEAEIELLQAELAAERHAASHDPLTGLPNRRAFHRLAATLLTGTAGNPLIAVVLDLDDFKQVNDRYGHAAGDQVLICVAQRLAAFAGDNLVARLGGDEFAGLLTGPTVDRRWIEHATRRLCEALAAPIPLGSRTVQVTASVGLAPVHGPTQLAEALCRADAAMYQAKSVAAARPAPQLVDSAHLAEH